The genomic DNA ATACTTTTATAAATGATAAAATATTAAGTGATAAAATGTGTGGATGTTATGAGCTAGATTTTAAAAATTTAAATTTAAAAATAAAAGAAAAAGTTTGTAGTCATGTTGTTAAATGATTTAACAAAAAAAAGTTCTCAATTTTTGATTTACCAAAAAATAAAGAAAAATCAGCAAGATTTTATTATGATAAAAATAAGGTATATATTGAAGACTTAGATTGAGGAGACATAAACTCATTTTTTTATAAAAATGGTGAAAAAGAATATTTCAATGAAGATTGTAAAAAAATCATAAAAATTACTCAGAATTATATTAAAAAAAATAATAATATAAACATTATGGATATGGTTGATATTAATAAAAAAGAAGTTCTAAAAGAAGTTGTTAGAGATTACTTTAATTATCCAATTTATATGTTTGATTTTGAAACGTCAATGTGAGCGATACCTAAATATAATAAATCTAAAAGTTATCAGCAAATACCTTTTCAATTTTCTGTTCATATAATTACAAATGAAAATTATGATTTTAAAAATCCTGATAAAACTATGATTCATTATAATTTTATAGCAAAATCTCCAAATGATCCAAGACCAGAATTTTTAAGTAATTTTTTAAAAGCTTGTTTTTTAAAAGGTCCTGGAAAATATGTTGCTTACAATAAATCATTTGAAAGAATGGTCATTAAAGACTTAATATTAATGTTTCCGGAATTCATTAAACCATTAAAATATATATATGAAAACACAATAGATTTGATGAACTTTTTTCAACTTCCTAAAAATAACTGACTAATATATCATCCTGAGTTTAGAGGTTCAGCCTCTATAAAGGTGACTCAGCCAGTTCTGGATAGTTCATTAACTTATAAAGATTTAAAAATTAATAAAGGAGATAAGGCAAGTTCGGTTTTTAGGAGATTTGCAGATAATTATTTTAGTCAAGACTTATGAGATAAATTATACAAACCAGATATGTTGCTATATTGTGATCGAGATACTCTTGCAATGGTTGTAATTTTACAAGTTGTAATAAATTATATAAAAGAAACATCACCAGATATTTTAAAAGAAATTAAAGGGGAAATTTAAATGAAATATAAAGTTATATTTTGTGGAACGCCACCAATTGCAGTAGAAGTTTTAAAAGGATTAGAAGCTTTAAATCTTGAAATAGTTTGTGTTATTACACAACCAGATAAAATGGTTGGGAGAAAAAAAGTTTTAACTCCATCCGTTGTAAAAGGATATGCATTGGTAAAAAATTACAATATTTTACAACCAGCAAATATTAAAGATGCATTTGAAGAAATAAAAAAATATAATGCTGACTTTTTATTAACTTGTGCATTTGGACAATTTATACCTGAAAACATTTTAAGCTTATTTAAAAACTCAATAAATGTGCATGGTTCAATTTTGCCAAAATATCGAGGTGGAAGTCCGATTCAATACGCAATTATGAATGGAGATAAACAAACCGGTATTAGTTTAATGAAAATGATTAAAAAGATGGATGCTGGAGAAGTTTATAAAACTGAACTAATAGATATTTTAGATGAAGATGATAGTGGAAGTTTATTTGAAAAAATGGGAAAACTTGCTAATCAAATGATTCAAAAATATTTAATTGATATTTTTGAAAAAAAAATAGTAGGAGTAGCTCAAGATGAGAGTCAAGCAACTTTTGCATATAATCTTTCAAATGAACAAGAAAAAATTGATTGATCAAAATCTAATATTGAAGTATTAAATTTCATAAGATCACAATCTCCTTTACCAATAGCTTTTACATATTTAGGTGATGAAAGAATCAAAATAAAAAAAGCAAGATTAGTAAAAGATGATGAAAAATATATTTCTTTATTAAAAATATTTCAACCTGGTGAAATAATTTATTTAGATAAAGAAGGTATAATTGTACAAACAGGTCAAGGAATTATAAAAATTTTAGAATTACAAAGAGCTGGTAAAAAAATGGGAAGTGCTGGAATATATAAATTTGAAAACTCACCATTTTTACCTACTTGTATGTTCAAATAATATTAAATAACTAAGTTTTTGTATATAATATAAAATATAATATTTTAAATATAAGGAGATTTATATGTTAGTAAACGATTTAAGACCTGGAACAACTTTTTTATATGACGGGAACATATTTGTTGTTTTAGATTATTCTTTTTCAAAATCAGGAAGACAACAAGGGAAAGTTACAGTTAAAGTTAAAAACTTAAGAAGTGGATCAAGAGTTGAATTAACTTTCACAGGTGGAGATAAAGTAGAAAAAGCAATGGTAGAAAAAAAAGATATGCAATATCTTTATAATGATGGAAGCAATTGTATGTTAATGAATACTGAAACTTATGATCAAGTTGAAATAAGTTCAAATAAATTAGAATGAGAATTAAAATTTCTTGTTGAAGGAACAATGGTAAAAATGACAGAATACAATGGTGAAGTTCTTGGAATTACAATACCAGAGAAAATGGAATTAACAATTAGTGAAGCAGAACCAGCTGTAAAAGGTGATACTACTAGTGGTGCACAAAAAAAAGCTGTTTTAGAAACCGGATTAGAAATAATGGTTCCTTTATTTATTAAAGAAGGAGAAAAAGTTGTAATTAAT from Spiroplasma tabanidicola includes the following:
- a CDS encoding DUF2779 domain-containing protein; its protein translation is MELKNVVKKKDFIKWFASCNKEAWVFHNLKNFEKAIHLRDKKVYEFFLTEELEEGGFESGSGFDPLELYKNILNNKDLSEEQKKQKELLLNILDEFDGLELSTINNNFILDGNDTGQAAREYFIEMLTKENIKNNTNFKYYDFQQSGYQDSKWKTIELINNPEYKLFFEPTFEKYDGKMKTRCDILFKNEDGSFDIIEVKASTKEKDSHFFDLFYQWYIVSESIIIKNIKLCLLNKEYFRGVNGKLYMTEDLNDTSNLVDYKLEVEEILKRKIVIQEEEPDYLNYDKLFILNNSIEKRKIRIDYIDFFKSIRDNFEIDNEILKMSNTFINDKILSDKMCGCYELDFKNLNLKIKEKVCSHVVKWFNKKKFSIFDLPKNKEKSARFYYDKNKVYIEDLDWGDINSFFYKNGEKEYFNEDCKKIIKITQNYIKKNNNINIMDMVDINKKEVLKEVVRDYFNYPIYMFDFETSMWAIPKYNKSKSYQQIPFQFSVHIITNENYDFKNPDKTMIHYNFIAKSPNDPRPEFLSNFLKACFLKGPGKYVAYNKSFERMVIKDLILMFPEFIKPLKYIYENTIDLMNFFQLPKNNWLIYHPEFRGSASIKVTQPVLDSSLTYKDLKINKGDKASSVFRRFADNYFSQDLWDKLYKPDMLLYCDRDTLAMVVILQVVINYIKETSPDILKEIKGEI
- the fmt gene encoding methionyl-tRNA formyltransferase, encoding MKYKVIFCGTPPIAVEVLKGLEALNLEIVCVITQPDKMVGRKKVLTPSVVKGYALVKNYNILQPANIKDAFEEIKKYNADFLLTCAFGQFIPENILSLFKNSINVHGSILPKYRGGSPIQYAIMNGDKQTGISLMKMIKKMDAGEVYKTELIDILDEDDSGSLFEKMGKLANQMIQKYLIDIFEKKIVGVAQDESQATFAYNLSNEQEKIDWSKSNIEVLNFIRSQSPLPIAFTYLGDERIKIKKARLVKDDEKYISLLKIFQPGEIIYLDKEGIIVQTGQGIIKILELQRAGKKMGSAGIYKFENSPFLPTCMFK
- the efp gene encoding elongation factor P is translated as MLVNDLRPGTTFLYDGNIFVVLDYSFSKSGRQQGKVTVKVKNLRSGSRVELTFTGGDKVEKAMVEKKDMQYLYNDGSNCMLMNTETYDQVEISSNKLEWELKFLVEGTMVKMTEYNGEVLGITIPEKMELTISEAEPAVKGDTTSGAQKKAVLETGLEIMVPLFIKEGEKVVINTTDGKYSGRASS